The DNA region ATTTGGGCTGTAAGCTGGGAGCGTTTTCTGTTACGCCTATGTGTCACCACAAATGCGGCAAACTTCGCTTAATGAACACGCCGAGAACGCCATTATCACATCTTTTCTATGCTTGGTAATCTAAGAATATAAACAATACAAACAATAGGATTTCCGTAAACAGGTAAACTCTTTGTGTTGCGTTAATCTTATCTTCTTTCAGATATTGTTCATGGAATCATTGCCtatcaatattcattattgaTTGGCAAAAGTGATTTTGTGCTGTAGCACTCTGTGAAAAATATTTAGCCGCGCAAAATTGGGGTTTTCCCGAAAAGTTTATTTATAAACTCGCAGAAATTTCAACGTAACAAGTAGTTGCTCTTCGTGATATTTGTTGGAAACGATGGCTTCATCGAACGGGGTTGGGGTGGACACTATAGGAGTTGAGATCATTGAAAAAACTTTCGAACAACCCATTGATACTGGTGATGCAGGTGTTATCAATGAGAATGGAAATAACGATCAGGGAGATGCTTTTGGGACCACACAGTGAGTCATTCAAAGTTTTTATAGTATTGGATATACAGTTTGATTCTTCACAGGCCCACTTATGGCGAGATATATGCCCGAATGCCTGTGGAAAGAGATGCCATATTTTACAATATGAATCATAAAAAGAGAGGACTGGCCCTGATATTCAATCACGAAAATTTTGATGTTGCTGGTTTGAAACCGAGGGCAGGAACCGGGGAAGACtgtaataatttgaaaaaatgcttaACCAATTTGAATTTCGATGTGCAGGTGTTCAAAGACGTAAAGTACCATGCTATCGAAGAACATATTGCACAAGGTGAGAATTTGttaaatttaattaatttcaaGGAATTCACAGATTTACATTCTCTTTATAGCATCAAAAATGGACCACTCAGAACATGACTGCATCGTTGTTTCAATCTTATCTCATGGGGAACAAGGAATCATTTATGCGAAAGATACCCATTACAAACCAGATATTTTGTGGTCTTATTTTACTCCAGATAAGTGCCCTACTCTTGCTGGAAAGCCTAAACTGTTCTTCATTCAGGCTTGCCAGGGAGATAAGCTGGATCCTGGAGTGAAGATGTTCACAAGAACTGAAACGGATGGTGATGTTGTTGCCTCTTATAGAATTCCCCTACAAGCAGATTTCCTCGTTATGTATTCCACTGTTAAAGGtaggtttttcatttttcttaatCTAGTTGTGTTCGGTGAATTGTGATGttgaaattcatttcgaaggTTTCTATTCTTGGCGCAACACAACGAGAGGCTCTTGGTTCATTCAAGCCTTAACGAGGGAATTAGAGGCTCGCGCTTATGAATGTGATCTCCTGACAATCTTAACATTTGTCAATCAACGTGTAGCCATAGACTTCGAGAGTAACGTTCCTGATACCCCAGTGATGCACCGCCAAAAACAAGTTCCTTGTATTATGAGTATGCTTCTTAGATTGGTTCAGTTCAAGAAGAAGTAAACCAGTGATGTGCAGTCCCTaaattttaggttaggttaaagCTCAAATTGATCACAGATATCTACTTAATTCCGTTTGGAATTTTATTGACTGCCCTCTGAAATAACTGCCATTATTTTTGGGGATTTGACTTTCTGACCCCAGATCTCTGTACAAAGGGACAATTTTTAAATGGATCTGAATCACCTActtaagattttttccaatatttgcTTGTATGAATCTACATACGTATTTTAGTATGTTGATTTTGTGATGATCATTCAGGTTTTTTAATCGATATGCTCTCTCATATTCATCACCCTCTTCGATTAACCTAAAGACAATTTTTTGATCGAGTATTGTGATAAACTGTAATaaataagaaatttttgtaaattgtgGATCGGTGGTGGTTTTATGTTTGATTTTTTACGTTTCTTGTTGTGGATTTTTCACATACATTTTTGCAATATTTTAGTGATGAATATAATAGGAATTTTTGGATATAGTTGAATGTTACTGTCCAATTTATGTATTTGTATCTTATTCATAGGTGAATTTTGTATTCCTTTATATTTCTTAAGTCAATTTGTAGTTTAATATAGTCTAATTATTGATGATGTGATTGCTGAACCTATCTGAATGTCATTTAGGTATTGGAGTAGCCATGAAATGTCTTTCCAAGAAGTGTCttaaaataattatatatttttatctcaTGGGAATATTCTCATACCTTAACTATATCTTGCTCATATTATCGAATGTATTTTATCTGAATATATGCAAATAAATTTTGAATCTTACTATGCCATTGTCTCTGACACAGTTAAAAGGGTACTGGTAAGTTTTCTCTGAAAAATGAACACAAAAATTGGTCCTCGCATTATATTAATTCtaacgaaaaaatttttggaatcaagcacaaaattaaaattgaatctGGACCTTAATAAGGTGGGGTTAGAGTGACAATTTTGAAGAGGTCAAATTTCAATGTGTTTATCGTGCATTCTAAGAATTATCTCCTGGGGTTATGAgacaaaattcattaaaaagtGAAATGCAGTAGAATTATACATCAATAAATGTAATTATGATCGTAGGGCATGAAATCTTATTGGGGAAATGAGATTATGTGAAAGGGAAGGTCttaatacatatacagggtggtccaaggAAAACTTAACATctcgattttccgactttaaaatgaaaatgaaaaatcgctcggactcgtcaatttttgattcgagggggaacaacttctCCAATCTTTTTAACCTCGAAACTTCAACCCCCTGACGGGGGTGAGCAcgaccccttgattttgaatagggatgaggggttTTGCcataactaattttgaagatcgtatcgTGTACTATCTGGCCCTAAAATTTCGCTttaaaatatccatcgataatgaaataacagcgaaaattTTGAGAGAGGCAATgtgtggaatttatctcgagagTACTATTCATATCATacacatttcaaaggtatttgTTAGTTGTATTGTTGAATTTTCGTCCAAAAAAGTAGACggaccatgtttttgatttaccttATGGCCGATTTCATAAACAAACCTAatgtcgctttaattttaaagcttcctcacggccggtttcataatcaaacctaaagtcccttcaaTTTTAACGCTTTCTTTAAAAATGACACTAATGACTGGTTTCaaaatcaaacctaaagtcgctttaattttaaagcttccttcaaccctactaacggccggtttcataatcaaccctaaagtcgctttaattttaaagcttcctttaaccctactaacggccggtttcttAATCAAATCTAAAGTCGCTTTagttttaaagcttcctttaaccctactaacagCCGGTtgcataatcaaacctaaagtcgctttaatcttaaagcttcctttaaccctactaacgtccagtttcataatcgaatttaacgtcactttaacggccggtttcataatcaaacttaaaatagctttaattttaaagcttcctttaaccctacactgaaggaagctttaagcttaaagtgactttaaatttgattatgaaactggacgtaagcttgaagcttcctttaatgtcatttttagtagggttaaaggaggctttaaaattaaagggactttaggtttgattatgaaaccggccgtaaaaatgacagtaggggaagctttaagcttaaagtgacgttaaattcgattttgagaCTGGACGTAAAAATGACATGAAAgcaagcttaaagtgactttaaatttgattatgaaactggacgtaaaggaagctttatgcttaaagtgactttaaatttgattatgaaactggacgtaaaggaagctttaagcttaaagtgtgacttttaatttgattatgaaactgaacGTAACGTccagtagggttaaaggaagctttaaagttgaAGCGGccttaggtttgattatgaaaccggccgtaaaaatAACACTTAAGGAAGCTtgcttacgttgtgcaactgatttccaaatttgacgctactgatTCAGTTGGAAACAAAAAAAGGGTGCATGacagagacgaagcgagggacgtggctgtcttaggtcatgtagcaatggaacCCAcctttagcactaggaaattgtccgatgtatctggtgtgtCTCACGCACAACAATAATGAaaatccttaaacaacataaattccatcctttTAAGATCCaattggttcaggaactgaatgaggatgataCCGATCGCTGACTAGagttctgtgaagtggtcagtgaaatgattaactgtaatcaaaactacatgttcgatatctgttaGTTTTTCTTACtagttttcaaaataagttATCGCAACACCTCTCATTCATACTCAAAATCAGTTCTCACTggcaaaaacattttgaatacagTTTTTGGAGTTTATGCTGTAGGTACTATACTATAGCGGAAGGATTCTGTGTTTATACGGCCTGACGAAC from Coccinella septempunctata chromosome 1, icCocSept1.1, whole genome shotgun sequence includes:
- the LOC123309282 gene encoding caspase-1-like, with translation MASSNGVGVDTIGVEIIEKTFEQPIDTGDAGVINENGNNDQGDAFGTTQPTYGEIYARMPVERDAIFYNMNHKKRGLALIFNHENFDVAGLKPRAGTGEDCNNLKKCLTNLNFDVQVFKDVKYHAIEEHIAQASKMDHSEHDCIVVSILSHGEQGIIYAKDTHYKPDILWSYFTPDKCPTLAGKPKLFFIQACQGDKLDPGVKMFTRTETDGDVVASYRIPLQADFLVMYSTVKGFYSWRNTTRGSWFIQALTRELEARAYECDLLTILTFVNQRVAIDFESNVPDTPVMHRQKQVPCIMSMLLRLVQFKKK